One genomic window of Pseudomonas aeruginosa includes the following:
- a CDS encoding MarR family transcriptional regulator, whose product MAQTDKHYFGTLLAQTSRAWRAELDRRLSHLGLSQARWLVLLHLARHRDSPTQRELAQSVGVEGPTLARLLDGLESQGLVRRLAVAEDRRAKHIVLTPKADVLIADIEAIAASVRNDVLTGIDESEQALCQQVLLRILANLEKR is encoded by the coding sequence ATGGCTCAGACAGACAAGCACTATTTCGGCACCTTGCTAGCCCAGACTTCCCGTGCTTGGCGCGCTGAACTCGACCGCCGCCTCAGTCACCTCGGCCTGTCCCAGGCGCGCTGGTTGGTGTTGTTGCATCTGGCGCGCCATCGCGATTCGCCCACCCAGCGCGAGTTGGCCCAATCGGTCGGGGTCGAAGGCCCGACCCTGGCGCGGCTGCTCGACGGCCTCGAGTCCCAGGGCCTGGTACGGCGCCTGGCGGTGGCGGAGGACCGGCGGGCCAAGCACATCGTGCTGACTCCCAAGGCCGATGTGCTGATCGCCGATATCGAGGCCATCGCCGCCAGCGTTCGCAACGACGTACTGACCGGCATCGACGAGTCCGAGCAGGCGCTGTGCCAGCAGGTGCTCTTGCGAATCCTGGCGAACCTGGAAAAGCGCTGA
- the recQ gene encoding DNA helicase RecQ: MREQALRILKDVFGYDAFRGNQARIIERVAEGGDALVLMPTGGGKSLCFQVPALLREGLTVVVSPLIALMEDQVATLDELGVPAVALNSTLNPEQQRDIAERLQRGEIKLLYLAPERLVQPRMLAFLQRLPVGLFAIDEAHCVSQWGHDFRPEYLQLGQLAELFPQVPRIALTATADMRTREEMIQRLHLQNAEQFLSSFDRPNIFYRIVPKEQPRKQLLGFLSERRGDAGIVYCLSRKKVEEVAEFLGNQGFPALPYHAGLSNELRAHHQKRFLNEEGLIMVATIAFGMGIDKPNVRFVAHLDLPKSLEAYYQETGRAGRDGLPADVWMAYGLQDVLLLRQMMQSSEGDERHKRVERHKLEAMLALCEETRCRRQALLAYFDEEMPQPCGHCDNCVDGVETWDATESARQALSAIYRSGQRYGVGHLVDILLGRETEKIRSLGHQHLAVFGIGKGRGEDEWRTLFRQLVARGLADVDLDGFGGLRLTEACRPLLRGEVRLELRRDLKPQRAKGSSSGGASAASQLVRSEEREMWEALRALRRKLAEEHSVPPYVIFPDATLLEMLRSQPRSLSDMAQVSGVGARKLERYGQAFLDVLTDSPAAPAAPPQDLRHELASLACAGMTPAQIARQLNCSEKNVYAMLAEAIAGQQVSLEQALDLPEELLGEIQDAFLEEDGELPPVAALEERFGKRVPSGVLHCVRAALQVELES, from the coding sequence ATGCGCGAGCAAGCCCTACGCATCCTCAAAGACGTTTTCGGTTACGACGCCTTCCGTGGCAACCAGGCACGGATCATCGAGCGGGTAGCCGAGGGTGGCGATGCGCTGGTACTGATGCCCACCGGCGGTGGCAAGTCCCTGTGTTTCCAGGTCCCGGCGCTGCTGCGCGAAGGCCTGACGGTGGTGGTGTCGCCGCTGATCGCGCTGATGGAGGACCAGGTCGCCACCCTGGACGAACTCGGCGTGCCGGCGGTGGCGCTGAACTCCACCCTCAACCCCGAGCAGCAGCGGGACATCGCCGAGCGCCTGCAGCGTGGCGAGATCAAGCTGCTCTACCTGGCACCGGAGCGGTTGGTCCAGCCGCGCATGCTGGCCTTCCTGCAACGACTGCCGGTCGGCCTGTTCGCCATCGACGAAGCGCACTGCGTGTCGCAATGGGGCCATGACTTCCGTCCCGAATACCTGCAGCTCGGCCAGCTTGCCGAGCTGTTCCCGCAGGTGCCGCGGATCGCCCTGACCGCCACCGCGGACATGCGTACCCGCGAGGAGATGATCCAGCGCCTGCACCTGCAGAACGCCGAGCAGTTCCTCTCCAGCTTCGACCGGCCGAACATCTTCTACCGCATCGTGCCCAAGGAGCAGCCGCGCAAGCAGTTGCTCGGCTTCCTCTCCGAGCGGCGCGGCGATGCCGGCATCGTCTACTGCCTGTCGCGGAAGAAGGTCGAGGAGGTCGCGGAGTTCCTCGGCAACCAGGGCTTCCCCGCGCTGCCGTATCACGCCGGACTGTCCAACGAACTGCGTGCCCACCACCAGAAGCGCTTCCTCAACGAGGAAGGCTTGATCATGGTGGCGACCATCGCCTTCGGCATGGGCATCGACAAGCCCAACGTGCGTTTCGTCGCCCACCTCGACCTGCCCAAGAGCCTCGAGGCCTATTACCAGGAAACCGGCCGCGCCGGCCGCGATGGCCTGCCGGCCGACGTCTGGATGGCCTACGGCCTGCAGGACGTCCTGCTGCTGCGGCAGATGATGCAGAGTTCCGAGGGCGACGAGCGGCACAAGCGCGTCGAGCGGCACAAGCTGGAAGCCATGCTGGCGCTCTGTGAGGAAACCCGTTGCCGGCGCCAGGCGCTGCTGGCCTATTTCGACGAGGAGATGCCGCAGCCCTGCGGGCATTGCGACAACTGCGTGGACGGCGTGGAAACCTGGGATGCCACCGAATCCGCGCGCCAGGCGCTGTCGGCGATCTACCGCAGCGGCCAGCGCTACGGCGTCGGCCATCTGGTGGATATCCTGCTCGGCCGCGAGACCGAGAAGATCCGCAGTCTCGGCCACCAGCACCTGGCGGTGTTCGGGATCGGCAAGGGGCGTGGCGAAGACGAATGGCGGACCCTGTTCCGCCAGTTGGTCGCGCGTGGCCTGGCCGACGTCGACCTGGACGGCTTCGGCGGCCTGCGCCTGACCGAGGCCTGTCGTCCGCTGCTGCGGGGCGAGGTGCGGCTGGAGCTGCGCCGCGACCTCAAACCACAGCGCGCCAAGGGCTCCTCCAGCGGCGGCGCCAGCGCCGCCAGCCAATTGGTGCGCAGCGAAGAGCGGGAAATGTGGGAGGCCCTGCGCGCGCTGCGGCGCAAGCTGGCCGAAGAGCATTCGGTGCCGCCCTATGTGATCTTCCCCGACGCGACCCTGCTGGAAATGCTCCGCAGCCAGCCGCGCTCGCTATCCGACATGGCCCAGGTCAGCGGGGTCGGCGCGCGCAAGCTGGAGCGCTACGGCCAGGCCTTCCTCGATGTCCTCACCGACTCGCCGGCGGCGCCCGCCGCGCCGCCGCAGGACCTGCGCCACGAATTGGCCAGCCTGGCCTGTGCGGGGATGACCCCGGCGCAGATAGCCCGCCAGCTCAATTGCAGCGAGAAGAACGTCTACGCGATGCTCGCCGAGGCCATCGCCGGTCAGCAGGTGAGCCTGGAGCAGGCGCTGGATCTGCCCGAGGAACTCCTCGGCGAAATCCAGGACGCCTTCCTCGAGGAAGACGGCGAACTGCCGCCGGTGGCGGCGCTGGAGGAGCGTTTCGGCAAGCGGGTGCCGAGTGGCGTGCTGCACTGCGTGCGCGCCGCCCTGCAGGTGGAACTGGAGTCGTGA
- a CDS encoding diguanylate cyclase — protein sequence MCVTQKDRLDDSRSNLYADQLNRGFRGLRFLPELERDYRRYMLEDSFALKRIALSVGMLVWLAFIGIDLLILAGPPLWGVLAVRLGVLVLLLVCGCLIMLRRHIQLMVPLSIACVLALGVGAAAVVGLAHRADPGYPYEGLLLVSFAAYFLAGLRLSQALSCALVVLLAYLGFEWWAGTQEPLGNNLLFLLFGNLIGAVGCYLLEFKSREHFLISRLLRVMADHDSLTGLHNRRSFNQHLDRLWRQAQREQKTLALLLCDVDHFKAYNDRYGHQAGDAVLQRIGAVFEANARRPLDMAVRLGGEEFALLLYGANEHEARLRAEALRAQVQALRMEHEASDTAREVTLSVGVSCLWPTPGNDLKRLYDLYEHADRALYEAKAFGRNQVVA from the coding sequence GTGTGCGTGACACAGAAGGACCGGTTGGACGACTCCCGTTCCAACCTCTATGCCGACCAATTGAACCGCGGTTTCCGCGGTCTGCGTTTCCTTCCCGAACTGGAGCGTGACTACCGGCGCTACATGCTGGAGGACAGCTTCGCGCTGAAACGCATCGCCCTCAGCGTCGGCATGCTCGTCTGGCTGGCGTTCATCGGCATCGACCTGCTGATCCTCGCTGGTCCCCCGCTGTGGGGCGTACTGGCGGTGCGCCTTGGCGTGCTGGTCCTGCTACTGGTCTGCGGCTGCCTGATCATGCTGCGCCGGCACATCCAGCTGATGGTGCCGCTGAGCATCGCCTGCGTCCTCGCCCTTGGCGTCGGTGCGGCGGCGGTGGTCGGCCTGGCGCATCGGGCGGATCCCGGCTATCCCTACGAAGGCCTGCTGCTGGTCAGTTTCGCCGCCTATTTCCTCGCCGGCCTGCGGTTGTCGCAGGCATTGAGCTGTGCGTTGGTCGTGCTGCTCGCCTACCTGGGTTTCGAGTGGTGGGCGGGTACCCAGGAGCCGCTGGGCAACAACCTGCTGTTCCTGCTGTTCGGTAACCTGATCGGCGCGGTCGGCTGCTACCTGCTGGAGTTCAAGTCGCGCGAGCATTTCCTCATCAGCCGCCTGTTGCGGGTGATGGCCGACCACGACAGCCTGACCGGCCTGCACAACCGGCGCAGCTTCAACCAGCACCTCGACCGCCTCTGGCGCCAGGCCCAGCGCGAACAGAAGACCCTGGCGCTGCTGCTTTGCGACGTCGACCATTTCAAGGCCTATAACGACCGCTACGGACACCAGGCTGGCGATGCGGTCCTGCAGCGCATCGGCGCGGTGTTCGAGGCGAATGCCAGGCGTCCGCTGGACATGGCGGTGCGCCTGGGCGGCGAAGAGTTCGCCCTGTTGCTGTACGGCGCCAACGAGCACGAGGCGAGGCTGCGCGCGGAAGCGCTGCGCGCACAGGTCCAGGCGCTGCGCATGGAGCACGAGGCGTCGGACACGGCGCGCGAAGTGACCCTGTCGGTCGGCGTGTCCTGCCTGTGGCCGACCCCGGGCAACGACCTGAAGCGTCTCTACGATCTCTACGAGCATGCCGATCGCGCGCTTTACGAAGCCAAGGCGTTCGGCCGTAACCAGGTGGTGGCCTGA
- a CDS encoding SelT/SelW/SelH family protein has translation MPTAKPEIVITYCTQCQWLLRAAWLAQELLSTFADDLGKVCLEPGTGGVFRITCDGVQVWERKADGGFPEAKALKQRVRDRIDPQRDLGHNDRPSR, from the coding sequence ATGCCCACCGCCAAGCCCGAAATCGTCATCACCTATTGCACCCAGTGCCAGTGGCTGCTGCGTGCCGCCTGGCTGGCCCAGGAACTGCTCAGCACCTTCGCCGACGATCTCGGAAAAGTCTGCCTGGAGCCCGGAACCGGTGGCGTCTTCCGCATCACCTGCGACGGCGTGCAGGTCTGGGAGCGCAAGGCCGACGGCGGCTTCCCCGAGGCCAAGGCGCTCAAGCAGCGGGTTCGTGACCGCATCGACCCGCAACGCGACCTCGGTCACAACGATCGTCCTTCCCGCTGA
- the plpD gene encoding patatin-like phospholipase PlpD produces the protein MRRLLLVLLLLLPLSALAAEARPKIGLVLSGGAARGLAHIGVLKALDEQGIQIDAIAGTSMGAVVGGLYASGYTPAELERIALEMDWQQALSDAPPRKDVPFRRKQDDRDFLVKQKISFRDDGTLGLPLGVIQGQNLAMVLESLLVHTSDNRDFDKLAIPFRAVSTDIATGEKVVFRKGHLPQAIRASMSIPAVFAPVEIDGRLLVDGGMVDNIPVDVARDMGVDVVIVVDIGNPLRDRKDLSTVLDVMNQSITLMTRKNSEAQLATLKPGDVLIQPPLSGYGTTDFGRVPQLIDAGYRATTVLAARLAELRKPKDLNSEALDVARTPNQRKPVIDAIRVENNSKVSDEVIRHYIRQPLGTRLDLGRLQDDMSTLYGLDYFDQVQYRVVKEKKLNTLVIHATGKKGGTDFLRLGLNLSDDMRGESTFNLGGSYRMNGLNRLGAEWLTRVQLGDRQELYSEFYQPLDVGSRYFVAPFLFHEAQNVDVTEDNDPLLRYRLERYGYGLNVGRQIANNGEIRLGAVQAYGKADVRIGDPSLPDIDFTEGYYELKYSFDTVDDVNFPHEGEEIGLTMRRYDKSLGSDDSYRQWDLRLNKALSFGADTWVFGGGYGRTLDDAEVVTSSFTLGGARELSGFRRDALSGQNYSLGRIVYYRRLTERSFLPLDFPLYLGGSIERGRIWNNDNEYDSGYINAASLMIGFDTPLGPLTFSYGINDENFKAFYLNLGQNF, from the coding sequence ATGCGCCGCCTGCTGCTCGTACTGCTGCTCCTGCTTCCCCTGTCCGCCCTCGCCGCGGAGGCCCGGCCGAAGATCGGTCTGGTCCTCTCCGGCGGTGCCGCCCGCGGCCTGGCCCATATCGGCGTGCTCAAGGCCCTCGACGAACAGGGCATCCAGATCGACGCCATCGCCGGCACCAGCATGGGCGCGGTGGTCGGCGGCCTGTACGCCTCCGGCTACACCCCCGCCGAACTGGAGCGCATCGCCCTGGAGATGGACTGGCAGCAGGCGCTGTCCGACGCGCCGCCGCGCAAGGACGTGCCGTTCCGGCGCAAGCAGGACGACCGCGACTTCCTGGTCAAGCAGAAGATCAGCTTCCGCGACGACGGCACCCTCGGCCTGCCGCTGGGGGTGATCCAGGGCCAGAACCTGGCGATGGTGCTGGAAAGCCTGCTGGTGCACACCAGCGACAACCGCGACTTCGACAAGCTGGCGATCCCCTTCCGCGCCGTCTCCACCGATATCGCAACCGGCGAGAAAGTGGTGTTCCGCAAGGGCCACCTGCCCCAGGCGATCCGCGCCAGCATGTCGATCCCCGCCGTGTTCGCCCCGGTGGAGATCGACGGCAGGCTGCTGGTGGATGGTGGCATGGTCGACAACATCCCGGTGGACGTGGCGCGCGACATGGGCGTGGACGTGGTGATCGTGGTCGACATCGGCAACCCGCTGCGCGACCGCAAGGACCTGAGCACCGTGCTCGACGTGATGAACCAGTCGATCACCCTGATGACCCGGAAGAACTCCGAAGCCCAGCTGGCCACGCTCAAGCCCGGCGACGTGCTGATCCAGCCGCCGCTGTCCGGCTACGGCACCACCGACTTCGGCCGCGTGCCGCAACTGATCGACGCCGGCTACCGCGCCACCACGGTGCTCGCCGCGCGCCTCGCCGAGTTGCGCAAGCCGAAGGACCTCAACAGCGAAGCGCTCGACGTGGCGCGCACGCCGAACCAGCGCAAGCCGGTGATCGACGCGATCCGCGTGGAGAACAACTCGAAGGTCAGCGACGAGGTGATCCGCCACTACATCCGCCAGCCGCTCGGCACGCGCCTCGACCTCGGCCGCCTGCAGGACGACATGAGCACCCTCTACGGCCTCGACTACTTCGACCAGGTGCAGTACCGGGTGGTCAAGGAGAAGAAGCTCAACACCCTGGTGATCCACGCCACCGGCAAGAAAGGCGGCACCGACTTCCTTCGCCTGGGCCTCAACCTGTCCGACGACATGCGCGGCGAAAGCACCTTCAACCTCGGCGGCAGCTACCGCATGAACGGCCTCAACCGGCTCGGCGCCGAGTGGCTGACCCGGGTCCAGCTCGGCGACCGCCAGGAACTCTACAGCGAGTTCTACCAGCCGCTCGACGTCGGCTCGCGCTACTTCGTCGCGCCCTTCCTGTTCCACGAGGCACAGAACGTCGACGTCACCGAGGACAACGACCCGCTGCTGCGCTATCGCCTGGAGCGCTACGGCTACGGCCTCAACGTCGGCCGGCAGATCGCCAACAACGGCGAAATCCGCCTGGGCGCGGTGCAGGCCTACGGCAAGGCCGACGTGCGCATCGGCGACCCGAGCCTGCCGGACATCGACTTCACCGAGGGCTACTACGAACTGAAGTACTCGTTCGATACCGTCGACGACGTCAATTTCCCCCACGAGGGCGAGGAGATCGGCCTGACCATGCGCCGCTACGACAAGTCCCTCGGCTCGGACGACAGCTACCGGCAGTGGGACCTGCGGCTGAACAAGGCGCTCAGCTTCGGCGCCGACACCTGGGTGTTCGGCGGCGGCTACGGGCGCACCCTGGACGACGCCGAGGTGGTCACCTCCAGCTTCACCCTCGGCGGCGCCCGCGAGCTGTCGGGCTTCCGCCGCGACGCGCTGTCCGGGCAGAACTACAGCCTGGGACGGATCGTCTATTACCGGCGCCTCACCGAACGTTCCTTCCTGCCGCTGGACTTCCCGCTGTACCTGGGCGGCAGCATCGAGCGCGGACGCATCTGGAACAACGACAACGAATACGACAGCGGCTACATCAACGCCGCCAGCCTGATGATCGGCTTCGATACGCCGCTGGGGCCGCTGACCTTCAGCTACGGGATCAACGACGAGAACTTCAAGGCGTTCTACCTGAACCTCGGGCAGAACTTCTGA
- the rfaD gene encoding ADP-glyceromanno-heptose 6-epimerase, with the protein MSIIVTGAAGFIGSNLLQALNRRGETDIIAVDDLTDGEQFRNLADADIADYLDQNDFLERYARGDFGTVRALFHQGACASTLESNGRYMMENNYRYSCRLLESSLELGVPFLYASSAAVYGAGRTFREARQYERPLNVYGYSKFLFDQRVRRALPQARSQVIGLRYFNVYGPREEHKGRMASVAYHCYQQLRRDGRVELFGEHGGFPPGGHLRDFVAVEDVARVNLHFFDHPQRSGIFNLGSGQARTFNEVALAVINSVRANADQPPLSLQQAVESGLLGYREFPESLRARYQSHTCADLELLREAGYRDDFQSLEEGVAGYCRWLARSA; encoded by the coding sequence ATGAGCATCATCGTCACCGGCGCCGCCGGCTTCATCGGCAGCAATCTGCTGCAGGCGCTGAACCGGCGCGGCGAGACCGACATCATCGCGGTGGACGATCTCACCGACGGCGAGCAGTTCCGCAACCTGGCGGACGCCGATATCGCCGACTACCTGGACCAGAACGACTTCCTCGAGCGTTACGCCCGCGGCGACTTCGGCACGGTCCGCGCGCTGTTCCACCAGGGCGCCTGCGCCAGCACCCTGGAAAGCAATGGCCGCTACATGATGGAGAACAACTACCGCTACAGTTGCCGCCTGCTGGAAAGCAGCCTGGAACTCGGCGTGCCGTTCCTCTACGCCTCGTCGGCGGCGGTCTACGGCGCCGGCCGGACCTTCCGCGAGGCGCGCCAGTACGAGCGGCCGCTGAACGTCTACGGCTATTCCAAGTTCCTCTTCGACCAGCGTGTGCGGCGGGCGCTGCCGCAGGCGCGCAGCCAGGTGATCGGCCTGCGTTACTTCAACGTCTACGGGCCGCGCGAGGAACACAAGGGGCGGATGGCCTCGGTGGCCTACCACTGCTACCAGCAATTGCGCCGCGACGGGCGGGTCGAACTGTTCGGCGAACACGGCGGCTTCCCGCCCGGCGGCCACCTGCGCGACTTCGTCGCGGTGGAGGACGTGGCGCGGGTAAACCTGCATTTCTTCGACCATCCGCAGCGTTCGGGAATCTTCAACCTCGGCAGCGGCCAGGCACGGACCTTCAACGAGGTCGCCCTGGCGGTGATCAATAGCGTCCGCGCCAACGCCGACCAGCCGCCCCTGTCGCTGCAACAGGCCGTGGAAAGCGGCCTGCTCGGCTACCGCGAGTTCCCCGAGTCGCTGCGGGCGCGCTACCAGAGCCATACCTGCGCCGACCTGGAGCTGCTGCGCGAGGCGGGCTACCGCGACGATTTCCAGAGCCTGGAAGAGGGCGTCGCCGGCTACTGCCGCTGGCTGGCGCGCAGCGCCTGA
- a CDS encoding DUF2804 domain-containing protein, whose protein sequence is MQRLIQANGQPHYGIFPSAPQHINYRDFDFRSPMGRRVGALGKWRRFHQFQYFGLISPELIGGCALAQLSLLGVGFVYLYQPSSGRMLERRFKLPLGFGTRFSQTPDDGVCELRQGRNLLRLENRMAHREKRLLVELDDGTRIDACFSEEAPSFQPMCLCTPTAVNGWVYAQKVAGVRCRGDVRSALGDHDLQALDAFAHHDWSAGYMRPETFWNWACLSGEADGLRVGLNLSCGVNETSFTENCYWLDGELLKVDSVRFDFDRDQPLRPWTIRSYDGQVELRFEAHGMHQERLNLGLLASNFKQIFGCFSGVLRPRGRAEVRIERLWGFVEDQYAKW, encoded by the coding sequence ATGCAGCGCTTGATCCAGGCCAACGGCCAACCGCACTACGGCATCTTCCCGAGTGCCCCGCAGCACATCAATTACCGCGATTTCGACTTCCGTTCGCCGATGGGCCGGCGCGTGGGGGCCCTGGGAAAATGGCGACGCTTCCATCAGTTCCAGTACTTCGGCCTGATCAGCCCGGAGCTGATCGGCGGCTGCGCCCTGGCCCAGCTGAGCTTGCTTGGCGTCGGCTTCGTCTACCTCTACCAGCCTTCCAGCGGACGCATGCTGGAGCGGCGCTTCAAGCTGCCGCTGGGGTTCGGAACCCGGTTTTCCCAGACCCCGGACGACGGCGTCTGCGAACTGCGCCAGGGGCGCAACCTGCTACGCCTGGAGAACCGTATGGCTCACCGGGAGAAACGCCTGCTGGTGGAACTCGACGATGGCACCCGCATCGACGCCTGCTTCAGCGAGGAGGCGCCGAGCTTCCAGCCGATGTGCCTATGTACGCCGACCGCGGTGAACGGCTGGGTCTACGCGCAGAAGGTGGCCGGCGTGCGCTGTCGCGGCGACGTGCGCAGCGCCCTCGGCGACCACGACCTGCAGGCGCTGGACGCCTTCGCCCATCACGACTGGTCGGCGGGCTACATGCGCCCGGAAACCTTCTGGAACTGGGCTTGCCTGTCCGGCGAGGCGGACGGCTTGCGGGTCGGCCTGAACCTGTCGTGCGGAGTCAACGAGACCAGCTTCACCGAGAACTGCTACTGGCTGGACGGCGAACTGCTGAAGGTCGACAGCGTGCGCTTCGACTTCGACCGCGACCAGCCGCTGCGGCCCTGGACCATCCGTTCATACGATGGCCAGGTGGAGCTGCGCTTCGAGGCTCACGGCATGCATCAGGAGCGGCTGAACCTCGGTCTGCTGGCGAGCAACTTCAAGCAGATATTCGGTTGTTTCAGCGGTGTGCTGCGTCCGCGAGGTCGTGCCGAGGTGAGGATCGAGCGGCTCTGGGGCTTCGTCGAGGACCAGTACGCGAAGTGGTAG
- a CDS encoding FimV/HubP family polar landmark protein, which translates to MPGKALRVMLCAWSCLLAGQASALGVGDITLHSALNQPLDADIELLDVGDLGADEIEVRLAGADVFAAAGVERLQFLNELRFSPVLQGRGGNRIHVSSIRPVQEPYLNFLVEVARPNGRIVREFTVLLDPLGYTPRMLPAARSGIEPQRQSSTPAPAPRSAAAVVDPALLEPGDEYLARPNDNLWAISGRLRGAGNADRAQLMEALYQLNPQAFVNADRHRLKAGARLRLPAGYQPERGAPGAVKEAAVEVLPPADAAVVENAPAALVEAQRQADAEAEALARQREELSQRMDDLQRQLQALQEQLQQRDRQVAELQQQLARRQAVRPAAPPPAAAAPSVAQPVETPTDSQYWRWMIVLLLVLALLGVLLLRRRREEAPVPAVEPKRRVALNLPLRRAPRPPAAAPAPAKVEEQARPPVAAPSSPPPSPPPAPAAAPRAAMAAADKLDGADIYIAYGRYGQARDLLRQVLAEQPQRLSARMKLLLVLAELGDAAGFDALAEETLASGGNPEAIDELRGRYPALLQMPATETPAATTKDDDWSDLPLAEPPVLQQPDATSGADGFGDLNLDLDLDWGALENPLDNPDLPRRAAAGKAEPAEEEPLAFESNLHELPDVAEYEHLELDQPEPATVPPEEASASLDRARACIDSGDLDQASRILRLVVAHGDPWQKAEARELLALIA; encoded by the coding sequence ATGCCCGGTAAAGCCTTGCGTGTCATGTTGTGTGCCTGGTCGTGCCTGTTGGCCGGGCAGGCGAGCGCCCTGGGAGTGGGAGACATCACCCTGCATTCGGCGCTCAACCAGCCGCTGGATGCGGATATCGAACTGCTCGACGTCGGCGATCTCGGCGCGGACGAGATCGAGGTCCGCCTGGCGGGCGCCGACGTCTTCGCCGCGGCCGGGGTGGAACGCTTGCAGTTCCTCAACGAGCTGCGTTTCAGTCCGGTGCTCCAGGGGCGCGGTGGCAATCGCATCCATGTGTCCTCGATCCGACCGGTGCAGGAGCCCTACCTGAATTTCCTGGTGGAGGTGGCCCGCCCCAACGGCCGCATCGTCCGCGAATTCACCGTACTGCTCGATCCGCTCGGTTATACGCCGCGCATGCTTCCGGCCGCGCGCAGCGGGATCGAGCCGCAGCGGCAATCCTCGACGCCGGCGCCCGCGCCGCGTAGTGCCGCGGCCGTCGTAGACCCGGCACTGCTGGAGCCGGGCGACGAATACCTGGCTCGCCCCAACGACAACCTCTGGGCCATCAGCGGACGCCTGCGTGGTGCCGGCAACGCCGATCGCGCGCAACTCATGGAGGCTCTGTACCAGCTCAATCCGCAGGCCTTCGTCAATGCCGACCGGCACCGGCTCAAGGCCGGCGCGCGCCTGCGCCTGCCGGCCGGCTACCAGCCGGAGCGAGGCGCGCCCGGCGCCGTGAAGGAGGCGGCCGTGGAAGTCCTGCCGCCAGCCGATGCCGCCGTGGTGGAAAACGCTCCGGCGGCTCTCGTCGAGGCGCAGCGCCAGGCGGATGCCGAGGCCGAGGCGTTGGCCCGGCAACGGGAGGAACTGAGCCAGCGGATGGACGATCTGCAACGCCAGTTGCAGGCCTTGCAGGAACAACTGCAGCAGCGCGATCGCCAGGTCGCCGAACTGCAACAGCAACTGGCCCGGCGCCAGGCGGTGCGGCCCGCGGCGCCGCCGCCCGCCGCGGCCGCGCCTTCGGTTGCGCAACCGGTTGAAACGCCGACGGACTCGCAGTACTGGCGCTGGATGATCGTCCTGCTGCTGGTCCTCGCTCTGCTCGGCGTGTTGCTGTTGCGTCGCCGCCGCGAAGAGGCTCCTGTCCCGGCGGTCGAACCGAAGCGCCGGGTCGCCCTGAACCTGCCGCTGCGGCGTGCGCCGCGCCCCCCGGCGGCCGCACCGGCGCCGGCAAAGGTCGAGGAACAGGCCAGGCCGCCGGTCGCCGCTCCCTCCAGCCCGCCGCCGTCTCCTCCGCCTGCTCCGGCCGCCGCTCCGCGCGCCGCCATGGCTGCGGCGGACAAGCTGGACGGCGCCGACATCTATATCGCCTACGGTCGCTACGGACAGGCCCGCGACCTGCTGCGTCAGGTACTCGCCGAGCAGCCGCAGCGCCTGAGCGCGCGGATGAAGCTGTTGCTGGTGCTGGCTGAGCTGGGCGATGCGGCCGGCTTCGACGCGCTGGCCGAGGAAACCCTGGCCAGTGGCGGCAACCCGGAGGCCATCGACGAGTTGCGCGGACGCTACCCGGCGCTGCTACAGATGCCGGCGACCGAGACGCCGGCGGCAACAACCAAGGACGACGACTGGAGCGACCTGCCGCTGGCCGAGCCGCCCGTTTTGCAGCAACCGGATGCGACCTCGGGCGCCGACGGCTTCGGCGACCTCAACCTCGATCTCGATCTCGACTGGGGCGCCCTGGAGAATCCCCTGGACAACCCCGACCTGCCGCGCCGCGCCGCTGCCGGCAAGGCGGAACCGGCGGAGGAGGAGCCCCTGGCGTTCGAGAGCAATCTCCATGAACTGCCGGATGTCGCCGAGTACGAACACCTCGAACTCGACCAGCCAGAGCCGGCCACGGTGCCGCCGGAGGAGGCTTCGGCCAGCCTGGACCGGGCCCGCGCCTGCATCGACAGCGGCGATCTCGACCAGGCCAGCCGCATCCTGCGCCTGGTGGTGGCGCACGGCGACCCGTGGCAGAAGGCCGAGGCGCGCGAGTTGCTGGCGCTGATCGCCTGA
- the htpB gene encoding two-component system sensor histidine kinase HtpB produces MSAPHLDDRVLASLQEVMEDEYPVLLDTFVLDSEERLRSLHAALQAGDAQALRHTAHSFKGGSSNMGAVLLAGYCKELEESARRGDLQRAPALIEQMEREFAIVRILFKQERQRYR; encoded by the coding sequence ATGTCCGCGCCGCATCTCGATGATCGTGTTCTGGCTTCGCTGCAGGAGGTCATGGAGGACGAATATCCGGTCCTGCTGGATACCTTCGTGCTCGACTCCGAGGAGCGCCTGCGCAGCCTGCATGCCGCCCTTCAGGCCGGCGATGCCCAGGCTTTGCGGCATACCGCACACAGCTTCAAGGGAGGCAGCAGCAACATGGGCGCGGTACTCCTCGCCGGCTACTGCAAGGAGCTGGAGGAAAGCGCCAGGCGCGGCGACCTGCAACGGGCGCCGGCGCTGATCGAACAGATGGAGCGCGAATTCGCCATCGTCCGCATCCTTTTCAAACAGGAACGTCAGCGCTATCGCTGA